The Sinomicrobium kalidii genome contains a region encoding:
- a CDS encoding Rossmann-like and DUF2520 domain-containing protein: MTNVVIIGSGNVATHLIKAFNSNNKTNVIQLFNRKGISLEGIPATDNYNNLLPADLYLIAVSDDAIGEVSRNLPFKGRLVAHTSGSVALDELSPENRSGVFYPLQTFSENREVDFSEIPLCIEAEKEEDAVLLTNMANNISRQVYPVNSEQRRSLHLAAVFVNNFVNHLYAIGNAICREHELPFDLLKPLIAETARKIKTMSPEDAQTGPAKRNDQTTIQKHLARLNEDSLQKEIYKLLTKSIREKS, from the coding sequence ATGACCAACGTAGTTATCATAGGTTCCGGGAATGTGGCCACACATCTGATCAAGGCTTTCAATTCGAATAACAAAACCAATGTTATACAACTGTTTAACCGCAAAGGAATTTCTTTAGAAGGCATCCCGGCCACCGATAATTACAACAACCTCCTCCCTGCCGATCTGTACCTTATTGCTGTTTCCGATGATGCTATAGGTGAAGTTTCCCGGAATCTTCCGTTTAAAGGGCGGTTGGTAGCACATACTTCGGGAAGCGTGGCCCTGGACGAGTTGAGTCCGGAAAACCGGAGCGGGGTTTTTTACCCACTTCAAACATTCTCCGAAAACCGGGAAGTGGACTTTTCTGAGATTCCCCTGTGTATTGAAGCCGAAAAAGAAGAGGATGCGGTTCTCCTCACAAACATGGCAAACAACATTTCACGGCAGGTATACCCGGTAAATTCCGAACAACGGCGGTCGCTTCATCTCGCTGCGGTGTTTGTAAACAATTTTGTGAATCACCTTTATGCCATAGGAAATGCGATCTGCCGGGAACACGAACTCCCTTTCGACCTGCTGAAGCCGCTCATAGCAGAAACAGCGCGAAAGATCAAAACCATGTCCCCGGAAGACGCACAGACCGGGCCCGCCAAACGTAATGATCAGACCACCATTCAAAAACATCTCGCCCGGTTAAACGAGGACAGTCTGCAAAAAGAGATTTACAAATTACTGACCAAATCCATCAGGGAAAAGTCGTAG
- a CDS encoding sugar phosphate isomerase/epimerase family protein, whose product MKRRSFVKKTGLLTVGALALSHSDLVANILKRGGIEPFGVQLYSVRDVLPEDPKGVMTKLAEMGYKQFESYSGSEGFLWGLSPKEMKTFLGDIGVDMVSTHFNYMGVADKPDVLKKNIEMAEGAGLKYLLCPYIGAQKSWDDWKRIAENLNKIGEEVSKAGLKFGYHNHDYSFKPLEGKLPQDYLLENTDPKHVMFELDLCWIDVAGVDTGVHLKKYGNRYELCHIKDYSIVDGKPVQSDLGKGSVDMKNTLRNVLKSSIEYFIVEQEEYPVSSLESLKYDAAYMKALKI is encoded by the coding sequence ATGAAAAGACGGAGTTTCGTAAAGAAAACAGGACTTCTCACCGTAGGTGCCCTAGCGCTGAGTCATAGCGATTTGGTGGCTAATATTCTCAAAAGGGGTGGTATTGAGCCTTTCGGAGTACAACTTTACAGTGTTCGTGATGTATTGCCCGAAGATCCTAAAGGAGTGATGACCAAACTGGCCGAAATGGGTTACAAACAGTTTGAAAGCTACAGCGGCTCCGAAGGTTTTTTATGGGGGTTATCACCCAAAGAAATGAAAACCTTCCTCGGTGATATAGGTGTTGATATGGTGAGTACCCATTTCAATTATATGGGCGTGGCAGATAAGCCGGACGTGTTGAAAAAGAATATTGAAATGGCGGAGGGAGCAGGTTTGAAGTATTTGCTGTGTCCCTATATCGGTGCACAGAAAAGTTGGGACGATTGGAAAAGAATTGCAGAAAACCTCAATAAGATAGGGGAAGAGGTGAGTAAAGCCGGATTAAAGTTCGGTTATCATAACCACGATTATTCTTTCAAACCGCTGGAAGGAAAACTTCCGCAGGATTATTTGTTGGAGAATACAGACCCGAAACACGTGATGTTTGAACTTGACCTTTGCTGGATCGACGTGGCAGGGGTAGATACCGGAGTACACCTTAAGAAGTATGGGAACAGGTACGAACTGTGCCACATCAAAGACTACAGCATAGTGGACGGAAAACCCGTTCAGTCCGATCTGGGAAAAGGAAGTGTGGACATGAAAAATACCCTCAGGAATGTTCTTAAAAGCAGTATTGAGTACTTTATTGTGGAACAGGAAGAATATCCGGTATCTTCATTGGAGAGTTTAAAATATGATGCAGCGTATATGAAGGCTTTAAAAATATAA
- a CDS encoding Maf-like protein: protein MLQKTLKNYHVILASGSPRRHQFFRDLGIDFEIRLKSVEEIYPERLWKSEIPDYLAQLKALPLKDDLREKDILITSDTIVWHNQKALGKPKSRDDAFEMVKALSGDCHEVITSICFTTPSLQKTVNATTKVFFNTLTDEEINYYIDQFKPFDKAGAYGIQEWIGLIGIRKIEGSYFNVVGLPVHLMYNTLKSIVEATD from the coding sequence ATGCTTCAGAAAACATTGAAAAATTACCATGTTATCCTCGCTTCCGGTTCTCCGAGAAGGCACCAGTTCTTCCGTGACCTGGGGATCGATTTTGAAATACGGCTGAAAAGCGTGGAGGAAATATATCCGGAAAGGTTGTGGAAAAGCGAAATCCCGGATTACCTCGCACAACTCAAGGCACTGCCCCTGAAGGACGATCTCCGGGAAAAGGACATCCTGATAACTTCCGATACCATTGTATGGCACAACCAGAAAGCGCTCGGAAAACCGAAAAGCAGGGACGACGCTTTTGAGATGGTCAAGGCACTCTCCGGTGACTGTCACGAAGTTATTACTTCCATCTGTTTCACTACGCCCTCCCTTCAAAAAACCGTCAACGCCACAACCAAAGTTTTTTTTAACACCTTAACCGATGAAGAGATAAATTATTACATCGATCAGTTTAAACCTTTCGATAAAGCGGGAGCATATGGAATACAGGAGTGGATAGGCCTGATAGGTATCCGCAAGATAGAAGGTTCGTATTTCAATGTGGTCGGCCTCCCCGTACACCTGATGTATAATACCCTGAAAAGTATTGTGGAAGCCACGGACTGA
- the ccsA gene encoding cytochrome c biogenesis protein CcsA encodes MTNFLKNTIFSTRLMAVLFLVFATALAFGTFIESWYSTTTARIWVYNAWWFEAIMVFFVVNFCGNIVRYQLHKREKWAVLLLHLSFIFIILGAFVTRYISYEGVMPIREGETSNTFLSDKTYLTAFIDGEINGQPMRKSMQEGILVSPEGIQSRLPWESDYNGQPFTIAHAGYIEGAEKALVPDENGEEYLQVVEAGGGTRHDHYIKSGEVTSIHNVLFALNKPTEGAININTKDSAYTISTPFEGTFMRMADQHRDTVVKDSVQPLQLRSLYNVANMRFVFPEPVVKGKYEVTQAEDPEKASQDALIVDVSTRGETKRVKILGGKGMANAPVKVKLGGLDFHLSFGSKEIELPFSIKLNDFIAEKYPGTENGYSSFMSRVTVNDDRSFDYDIYMNHILDHKGYRFFQARFDPDEKGTVLSVNHDFYGTWITYIGYFLLYTGLLGIMFYGKTRFKNLGQMLKKVKAEKAKLATAMLLFFSLTAFAQMDQYNETDSTHVHREEHTHTNALPSKAQIDSVIEATSVSPEHADKFGKLVIQDDGGRMKPVNTFASELLRKISKKGTYNDLDADQVFLSMLQNPAAWYNAELIYMKKANDSLHKVIGVKKGKEYVRAIDFFDEQGNYKLAPYLQEAYATNIPDKFQKEFKEADQRLALLNRALGGEILKIFPLPDDENHKWISAVDYRTRQYPIKDSLYANFIDKSVSLYLMSLRQAIKTNDYTEADNILKAFDKNQENFGAEVLPSDQKVEIEVLYNKVNIFQKLLMWYMMVGLVMFIFIVLRIFYDNKTLKTLVLIGKIGIVLLFVLHTVGLIARSYISGHAPWSDAYESMIYVAWATMLFGLIFGRKSDLTAASTAFVTSIILWGAHMNWLDPAIANLQPVLNSYWLMIHVSIIVGSYGPFTLGLILGVVALLLIILTNEKNKAKMALHIREITIINEMALTVGLIMLTIGNFLGGQWANESWGRYWGWDPKETWALISIMVYAFVVHMRLVPGLRGRFAFNFASIVAYASIMMTYFGVNFYLVGLHSYASGDKVITPNFVYYSVAVVALLGAVAYWRYRIHYKDSNGSNGKKIPA; translated from the coding sequence ATGACTAACTTCCTCAAGAATACGATCTTTTCCACACGATTAATGGCTGTTTTGTTTTTGGTATTTGCCACCGCCCTGGCTTTCGGGACCTTTATTGAAAGCTGGTACAGTACAACCACGGCGAGAATATGGGTGTATAATGCCTGGTGGTTCGAGGCTATTATGGTGTTTTTTGTTGTTAACTTCTGCGGAAATATTGTACGTTACCAACTGCACAAAAGAGAAAAATGGGCGGTATTACTGCTGCACCTCTCGTTTATCTTTATTATCCTCGGGGCTTTTGTTACGCGTTATATAAGTTACGAAGGGGTAATGCCCATCCGGGAAGGGGAAACGTCCAACACCTTTCTGTCCGACAAAACATACCTCACCGCTTTCATAGACGGGGAAATCAACGGGCAGCCCATGCGAAAGTCCATGCAGGAGGGCATCCTGGTATCGCCGGAAGGGATTCAGTCCAGATTACCGTGGGAATCCGACTATAACGGGCAGCCGTTCACAATAGCGCACGCAGGCTATATAGAAGGCGCAGAGAAAGCGCTGGTCCCTGATGAAAACGGTGAAGAATACCTCCAGGTCGTGGAGGCCGGGGGAGGTACGCGCCACGATCATTATATCAAAAGCGGGGAAGTGACGAGTATTCACAATGTACTCTTTGCCCTGAACAAACCTACCGAAGGAGCGATAAATATCAACACAAAAGACAGTGCTTATACGATAAGCACCCCTTTTGAAGGCACTTTTATGCGTATGGCAGACCAGCACCGGGACACTGTTGTAAAAGACAGCGTACAGCCCTTGCAGTTACGCTCATTGTATAATGTGGCCAATATGCGGTTTGTATTTCCGGAACCGGTGGTAAAAGGAAAATATGAGGTTACGCAGGCCGAAGACCCGGAAAAGGCGTCACAGGATGCCCTTATTGTAGATGTTTCTACCCGGGGGGAAACCAAACGCGTAAAAATATTGGGAGGCAAAGGGATGGCCAATGCCCCGGTGAAAGTGAAGCTGGGCGGACTGGATTTTCACCTTTCCTTCGGATCTAAAGAAATAGAATTGCCGTTCAGTATAAAACTCAACGATTTTATTGCAGAAAAATATCCCGGTACGGAAAACGGATATTCTTCTTTTATGAGCAGGGTCACCGTTAATGACGACCGGTCTTTTGATTACGACATTTACATGAACCATATCCTGGATCACAAGGGCTACCGTTTCTTCCAGGCCCGCTTCGACCCCGATGAAAAAGGGACGGTACTCTCGGTAAACCACGATTTCTACGGCACATGGATCACGTATATCGGTTACTTTCTGCTCTATACAGGATTGCTGGGCATTATGTTCTACGGCAAGACAAGATTTAAAAACCTGGGACAAATGCTGAAAAAGGTAAAAGCGGAAAAGGCAAAACTGGCAACGGCAATGCTGCTCTTTTTCAGCCTGACCGCTTTTGCGCAAATGGACCAGTACAACGAAACCGACAGTACTCATGTACACCGGGAAGAACACACGCATACGAATGCACTGCCTTCCAAAGCACAAATAGATTCTGTTATTGAGGCCACTTCGGTAAGCCCCGAACATGCCGATAAATTCGGGAAACTTGTCATCCAGGACGACGGGGGCCGGATGAAACCCGTCAATACTTTTGCCTCTGAACTGCTTCGAAAGATCAGCAAAAAAGGCACCTACAACGATCTGGATGCCGACCAGGTCTTTCTCTCCATGCTGCAAAACCCTGCAGCTTGGTACAATGCAGAGCTCATCTATATGAAAAAGGCCAATGACAGCCTGCACAAGGTCATTGGTGTGAAAAAAGGGAAGGAATATGTCCGTGCCATTGATTTTTTTGACGAACAGGGCAATTACAAACTGGCCCCGTATCTGCAGGAGGCCTATGCTACAAACATCCCCGACAAGTTCCAGAAGGAATTCAAGGAGGCCGATCAGCGCCTGGCATTGCTCAACAGGGCATTGGGCGGGGAGATCCTCAAAATATTCCCGCTGCCTGACGATGAAAACCACAAATGGATATCTGCCGTGGACTACAGGACCCGGCAATATCCTATCAAGGATTCGCTTTATGCCAATTTTATCGATAAATCGGTAAGCCTGTACCTGATGTCACTCCGGCAGGCCATAAAAACCAATGATTATACTGAAGCCGACAACATATTAAAAGCTTTTGATAAAAATCAGGAGAACTTCGGAGCGGAGGTCTTGCCATCGGATCAAAAGGTCGAAATAGAAGTACTCTACAATAAGGTGAATATTTTCCAGAAGCTGTTGATGTGGTACATGATGGTAGGGTTGGTGATGTTCATTTTCATTGTTCTCCGTATTTTCTACGACAATAAGACCCTGAAAACGTTAGTCCTCATCGGTAAGATAGGTATCGTCCTGCTTTTTGTACTGCATACTGTCGGCCTGATTGCCCGTTCCTATATTTCCGGACATGCCCCCTGGAGCGATGCTTACGAAAGTATGATCTACGTGGCGTGGGCCACTATGCTCTTCGGGCTTATATTCGGCAGGAAATCCGATCTGACTGCGGCTTCTACGGCTTTTGTGACTTCCATCATATTATGGGGCGCGCACATGAACTGGCTGGACCCTGCCATTGCCAACCTGCAACCCGTATTGAACAGTTACTGGCTCATGATACACGTATCTATTATTGTGGGAAGCTACGGACCCTTTACTCTTGGATTGATTCTTGGGGTGGTAGCGTTATTACTGATAATTCTTACTAATGAGAAAAACAAGGCGAAAATGGCGCTCCATATCCGGGAGATCACCATTATTAATGAAATGGCACTGACAGTTGGGCTTATAATGCTTACCATAGGAAACTTCCTCGGGGGACAATGGGCCAATGAAAGCTGGGGCCGTTACTGGGGCTGGGACCCAAAAGAGACCTGGGCACTTATTAGTATCATGGTGTACGCCTTTGTGGTGCATATGCGCCTCGTTCCCGGCCTGCGGGGAAGGTTTGCTTTTAACTTTGCCAGTATTGTGGCCTACGCCAGTATTATGATGACCTATTTCGGTGTAAACTTTTACCTCGTTGGCCTGCACAGTTACGCCAGCGGTGATAAGGTGATTACACCCAACTTTGTGTACTATTCTGTGGCTGTAGTCGCCTTGCTCGGCGCCGTAGCTTATTGGAGGTACAGGATACACTACAAGGACAGTAACGGCAGTAACGGAAAGAAAATCCCGGCATAA
- a CDS encoding acyltransferase family protein, which yields MKNRILSVDVLRGLTIFLMIVVNTPGSWNYVYAPLRHAAWSGCTPTDLVFPSFLFVVGLSMSISFRKMNPANKTPILLKLLKRAALIFLIGLLLNWFPFYRTNIADLRIFGVLQRIALAFLVAGICIILLQKTRQLIVVFAVLLLGHWALLYFLGGDAPYSLEGNFSNVLDKALFGEGHLYGGFGIPFDPEGLLGTLSSAGQVILGYIIGKRTLKNGIPDLPQTKKLAILAVVLIFAGQLWNIVYPINKPLWTGAYVLYTSGIITVVWALLIWAIDIQKQNQWTLVFRVFGQNPLVSYILSVLLVKIFIYVFKIGDTSLLGWSYQHIFQPVFDNYFGSLMFALCFTFFIWLFAYGLYRKGKIIKI from the coding sequence ATGAAAAACAGAATTCTGTCCGTGGATGTATTGCGCGGACTTACCATCTTCCTGATGATTGTGGTCAACACTCCCGGTTCGTGGAACTACGTATATGCCCCATTACGGCACGCGGCCTGGAGCGGGTGTACGCCCACAGATCTCGTGTTTCCCAGTTTTCTTTTTGTAGTGGGGCTTTCCATGAGCATTTCCTTCAGAAAAATGAACCCGGCCAACAAAACGCCCATCCTGCTCAAACTGTTAAAAAGGGCTGCCCTGATATTCCTTATAGGATTACTGCTCAACTGGTTCCCTTTCTACAGAACGAATATTGCCGACCTGCGTATCTTCGGGGTGCTGCAACGAATTGCCCTGGCCTTTCTGGTAGCCGGAATATGCATAATACTGCTGCAAAAAACCAGGCAGCTCATTGTTGTATTTGCCGTACTTTTACTGGGGCATTGGGCCCTCCTGTATTTTTTGGGCGGGGACGCTCCGTACTCCCTGGAGGGAAATTTCAGCAATGTACTGGACAAGGCCCTGTTCGGAGAGGGACATCTTTACGGTGGTTTCGGTATCCCTTTTGATCCGGAAGGATTGCTGGGCACATTATCCAGTGCGGGACAGGTGATCCTCGGATATATCATAGGCAAACGAACCCTGAAAAACGGTATCCCCGACCTCCCGCAGACAAAAAAGCTGGCCATCCTCGCCGTGGTCCTGATATTTGCCGGGCAACTATGGAATATCGTTTACCCGATAAACAAACCCCTCTGGACGGGGGCTTACGTACTCTATACTTCGGGTATCATTACCGTGGTATGGGCATTACTCATCTGGGCGATCGATATACAAAAACAAAACCAGTGGACCCTGGTGTTCCGTGTTTTTGGGCAAAATCCATTGGTAAGTTATATATTGTCCGTACTTTTGGTGAAAATATTTATCTACGTCTTTAAAATCGGAGACACTTCCCTGCTGGGCTGGTCATACCAGCACATTTTTCAGCCCGTTTTTGACAATTATTTCGGCAGCCTTATGTTTGCCCTGTGCTTTACTTTCTTTATCTGGCTGTTTGCATACGGGTTATATCGAAAAGGAAAGATCATTAAAATATAA
- a CDS encoding mechanosensitive ion channel domain-containing protein: MNNFLSLYKDQLLYSTIAVVLLLLLKFILFKIIRKVGKISNYNEARTSLILRYANFAIFSIGIITINIIWNVNFKDLGLLLSSVFAVIGVALFAQWSILSNITAGIILFFTFPYKIGDRIQIQDKDFPTEATIEDIKAFHLLLRTDEDELITYPNNLMLQKGVKVVNSNKDDDGSESL; encoded by the coding sequence ATGAACAACTTTTTGTCCTTATACAAGGATCAGCTATTATACAGCACCATTGCTGTTGTACTGCTTTTACTTTTAAAGTTTATCCTGTTCAAGATTATTCGTAAAGTGGGTAAAATAAGCAACTATAACGAGGCACGGACGTCCCTGATCCTGAGGTATGCCAATTTTGCCATTTTTTCTATCGGTATAATCACTATTAATATTATCTGGAATGTAAATTTTAAAGACCTCGGGCTGTTATTGTCTTCGGTATTTGCCGTTATCGGTGTGGCACTGTTCGCCCAGTGGTCCATCCTGAGCAATATTACGGCGGGGATCATCCTGTTTTTTACATTTCCGTATAAAATAGGCGACAGAATACAGATACAGGACAAAGATTTTCCTACGGAAGCCACAATAGAAGACATAAAAGCTTTTCACCTGCTGCTCCGAACAGATGAGGATGAACTCATTACTTATCCTAATAACCTCATGTTGCAAAAAGGAGTAAAAGTGGTAAACAGCAACAAGGATGATGACGGCAGTGAAAGCCTTTAA
- a CDS encoding PIG-L family deacetylase has protein sequence MRKITLLLLFVLTSLTLYPQQPKTYSSSEIYHAVQKLNFLGTALYLAAHPDDENTRMISYLSNEVHARTAYLSLTRGDGGQNLIGTELRELLGVIRTEELLSARRIDGGEQLFSRANDFGFSKHPDETLNIWNKDSVLADVVRAIRKFRPDVIINRFDHRTPGTTHGHHTTSAMLSVEAFDLAGNSNSYPGQLTSFSTWQPRRLFFNTSWWFYGSEEKFRKANKDNLVSVDMGGYYPALGKSNGEIAALSRSQHRSQGFGSSGSRGSETEYLELLKGDMPENNNIFDGINTTWSRLEGTEEIAKLLKSVEHHFNFKDPSEHIPQLIKAYTLIQKLEDNYWKSVKTKELKEIIQACAGLYLEAVAPTPRATPGSSLKLQIEAINRSNADITLNSIEIAPSGTVENASAKLDYNKEKRFELTTKIPDTPNYTAPYWLMQKGTLGMYRAEQQFIGLPETPDILTANFHVVINGVDIAFRKNIIYKHTDPAGGERYQPFEILPPVTAAIANKVSIFANGPKSIPVTVTAIREQINGTVTLNVPDGWNVSPESYPVHTEKKGAEKTVLFKVTPPEDESEGLITPVVHINGDTYNKELMEISYDHIPTQSVLLPSEAKVVRLNIDKAGKSVGYITGAGDKVPESLKQIGYDVTFLDADHISASALARYDAVVIGIRAYNVLESLHTAQPALLNYVKEGGTLIVQYNTVGRRSELDVMPPYPLRVSRDRVTDENAAVEFIDETHPLLNSPNKITSQDFEGWVQERGLYFPDKWAGEYTPVLSMHDKGEKAKEGSLLVAPYGKGYYIYTGLSFFRELPAGVPGAFKLFANMLSVGKEAGDKHN, from the coding sequence ATGCGTAAAATTACCCTCCTCTTGCTATTTGTTTTAACCTCCCTGACCCTATATCCGCAACAGCCGAAAACATATTCTTCCTCCGAAATATATCATGCCGTACAAAAACTCAATTTTCTGGGAACTGCCCTCTACCTGGCTGCCCATCCGGATGATGAAAACACCAGGATGATCTCGTACCTCTCCAATGAAGTACACGCCCGGACCGCATACCTCTCCCTCACCCGGGGTGATGGCGGGCAAAATCTCATCGGTACGGAACTCCGGGAACTCCTCGGGGTCATCAGGACCGAAGAATTGCTTTCGGCGAGGCGCATAGACGGCGGGGAACAATTATTTTCCAGGGCGAATGACTTCGGCTTTTCAAAACACCCCGACGAAACCCTAAACATATGGAACAAAGACAGTGTACTGGCCGATGTGGTACGCGCCATCCGAAAGTTCAGACCGGATGTGATCATCAACCGTTTTGACCACCGCACCCCGGGAACCACTCACGGTCATCATACTACTTCGGCCATGCTGAGTGTAGAAGCCTTTGACCTTGCCGGAAACAGCAATTCATATCCCGGTCAGCTGACATCCTTTTCCACATGGCAGCCCCGAAGGCTCTTTTTCAATACTTCCTGGTGGTTTTACGGCAGTGAGGAAAAGTTCAGGAAAGCCAACAAAGACAACCTGGTAAGTGTAGACATGGGCGGGTATTACCCCGCACTGGGCAAAAGCAATGGCGAAATAGCAGCCCTGAGCCGTAGCCAGCACCGCAGCCAGGGGTTTGGCAGTTCGGGCTCCAGGGGGAGCGAAACGGAATACCTGGAATTGCTCAAAGGGGACATGCCGGAAAACAACAACATTTTTGACGGGATCAACACCACCTGGTCCCGGCTGGAAGGCACCGAGGAAATTGCCAAGCTGTTAAAATCCGTAGAGCACCATTTCAACTTTAAAGACCCGTCCGAGCACATCCCGCAGTTGATAAAAGCATATACGCTTATCCAAAAACTTGAGGACAATTATTGGAAATCGGTAAAGACCAAAGAACTAAAAGAAATTATCCAGGCGTGTGCAGGGCTTTACCTGGAAGCAGTGGCTCCGACACCGAGGGCCACTCCGGGGAGCTCATTAAAACTGCAAATAGAAGCGATCAACCGGAGCAATGCAGACATCACACTCAACAGTATAGAAATAGCACCTTCCGGGACTGTGGAAAACGCATCCGCCAAACTCGATTACAACAAAGAAAAGCGGTTTGAACTCACTACCAAAATTCCGGACACACCCAACTATACTGCCCCGTACTGGTTAATGCAAAAAGGCACGTTGGGTATGTACAGGGCTGAGCAACAATTTATCGGCCTGCCGGAAACCCCGGACATACTGACCGCCAATTTCCACGTTGTCATTAACGGTGTGGATATCGCTTTTCGGAAAAACATCATATACAAACATACCGATCCGGCGGGGGGCGAACGCTACCAGCCATTTGAAATACTTCCCCCGGTTACGGCCGCCATTGCCAACAAGGTAAGTATCTTCGCTAACGGTCCCAAAAGCATTCCCGTTACAGTAACGGCAATACGGGAACAAATAAACGGTACCGTTACCCTGAACGTTCCCGACGGATGGAACGTTTCTCCCGAAAGTTACCCCGTACACACAGAAAAAAAAGGAGCGGAAAAGACCGTATTGTTCAAAGTCACTCCCCCGGAAGACGAAAGCGAAGGGCTGATAACACCGGTCGTACATATCAACGGAGACACCTACAACAAGGAACTTATGGAGATCAGTTATGACCATATCCCCACACAATCTGTCCTGCTGCCTTCCGAAGCCAAAGTGGTCCGGCTCAACATAGACAAGGCGGGGAAATCCGTAGGTTACATTACAGGTGCGGGCGACAAGGTGCCGGAGAGCCTCAAACAGATCGGTTATGACGTGACTTTCCTGGATGCCGACCATATTTCGGCTTCTGCCCTGGCCCGTTACGATGCCGTGGTTATTGGTATACGGGCCTATAATGTACTGGAATCCCTGCATACCGCACAGCCTGCTTTACTGAACTATGTAAAAGAAGGCGGGACGCTGATCGTGCAGTATAACACCGTAGGCAGGAGAAGCGAGCTGGACGTTATGCCCCCCTATCCCCTTCGCGTATCCAGGGACAGGGTTACCGATGAAAATGCGGCGGTAGAGTTTATAGACGAAACCCATCCCCTGCTGAACTCCCCCAACAAGATCACGAGTCAGGATTTTGAAGGGTGGGTACAGGAACGCGGGCTGTACTTTCCCGATAAATGGGCCGGGGAATACACCCCCGTACTGTCCATGCACGACAAAGGGGAAAAAGCCAAAGAAGGCAGCCTTCTGGTAGCCCCTTACGGAAAAGGTTATTATATTTACACAGGACTGAGTTTTTTCCGGGAACTGCCGGCAGGGGTTCCCGGCGCATTCAAACTCTTTGCCAATATGCTTTCCGTCGGGAAGGAAGCCGGGGATAAACACAACTGA
- a CDS encoding KdsC family phosphatase has protein sequence MKNYKEYLEDITTFVFDVDGVLTDGTIVITTDGQMLRNMNLKDGYAIKTAIEKGYNICIISGGTNEGVRERMRGLGVTDIYLGAQHKTDALNEYFDIYGIKPENVLYMGDDLPDLPPMQMVGLPACPQDAAPEIKEVSRYISHKNGGKGCVRDVIEQVLKVQGKWSNSFEAKYD, from the coding sequence ATGAAAAATTACAAAGAATACCTGGAAGACATTACCACTTTTGTCTTTGACGTAGACGGCGTACTCACCGATGGTACCATCGTTATTACCACAGACGGACAGATGCTCCGCAACATGAACCTCAAGGACGGTTATGCCATAAAAACGGCGATAGAAAAGGGATACAACATCTGCATCATTTCAGGTGGTACCAACGAAGGGGTCAGGGAACGTATGCGGGGCCTGGGTGTTACGGATATCTACCTCGGTGCCCAGCACAAAACGGATGCACTGAACGAATATTTCGACATTTACGGCATAAAACCGGAAAATGTACTCTACATGGGCGATGACCTGCCGGACCTCCCTCCCATGCAAATGGTGGGACTTCCCGCATGCCCCCAGGACGCCGCACCGGAGATCAAAGAAGTATCCAGGTATATCTCTCACAAAAACGGCGGAAAAGGATGTGTAAGGGATGTTATTGAACAGGTACTTAAAGTTCAGGGGAAATGGAGCAACAGTTTCGAGGCTAAGTACGACTAA